A single genomic interval of Helianthus annuus cultivar XRQ/B chromosome 6, HanXRQr2.0-SUNRISE, whole genome shotgun sequence harbors:
- the LOC110894571 gene encoding G-type lectin S-receptor-like serine/threonine-protein kinase At1g34300 — MIGKAGANLIGIVVFVIVVVLVVGIIFHLWDDTQKKNASFIPLNVARTIEDMEREKPIRFTAKQLRIATDNFNFELGSGGFGTVYKGVSSNGVTLAVKVLNGSSDQTIEEQFIAEVSTMGRTHHFNLVRLYGFCFEKSLIAIVYEFMVNGSLDNHLFKAKKGAVITFEKLHEIALGTARGIAYLHEECAQRIVHYDIKPGNILLDSKFCAKVADFGLAKLCNRENTHITLTRGRGTPGYAAPELWMPLPVTHKCDVYSFGMLLFEIIGRRRNMDVTLGDSQQWFPIWVWDKYEKKQVNDLMVVCAIEEKDEEVVERMLKVALCCVQYRPDTRPVMSIVVKMLEGALEVPEPLNPFSYMFAGFEQNDSLARMAWNVGSSDQSSSTKSNVVMVTPVMSRYEITMASG, encoded by the exons ATGATAGGCAAAGCTGGTGCCAACTTAATCGGCATTGTGGTTTTTGTAATCG TTGTGGTGCTAGTGGTAGGCATCATTTTTCATTTATGGGATGACACGCAAAAAAAGAATGCATCCTTTATTCCGTTGAACGTGGCAAGGACCATAGAAGACATGGAGAGGGAAAAGCCTATTCGGTTCACCGCTAAACAACTGAGAATAGCCACAGACAACTTCAACTTCGAATTGGGTTCAGGTGGCTTTGGGACGGTTTACAAGGGTGTGTCTTCCAACGGAGTGACTCTAGCCGTGAAAGTATTGAATGGGAGCTCAGACCAAACAATTGAGGAACAGTTTATAGCGGAAGTGAGCACTATGGGAAGAACTCATCACTTTAACCTTGTCAGACTTTACGGGTTTTGCTTTGAAAAAAGCTTAATAGCTATTGTATACGAGTTTATGGTTAATGGCTCGTTGGATAACCACTTGTTTAAAGCAAAAAAAGGGGCTGTGATAACGTTTGAGAAGCTTCACGAGATCGCATTGGGAACCGCAAGAGGCATTGCATACTTGCATGAAGAATGTGCTCAAAGAATAGTTCACTATGATATTAAACCAGGAAACATATTGTTGGATTCAAAATTTTGTGCAAAAGTAGCTGATTTTGGTTTAGCAAAACTTTGTAATAGGGAAAACACTCACATAACCTTGACAAGAGGACGGGGCACCCCTGGCTATGCTGCTCCCGAGCTCTGGATGCCTCTCCCAGTTACACACAAATGTGATGTTTATAGTTTCGGGATGTTACTTTTTGAGATCATTGGAAGAAGGAGAAATATGGACGTGACTCTTGGTGATAGTCAACAATGGTTCCCGATATGGGTGTGGGACAAATATGAAAAAAAACAAGTGAACGATTTGATGGTTGTTTGTGCGATTGAAGAGAAGGATGAAGAAGTTGTGGAGAGGATGCTAAAGGTGGCTCTTTGTTGTGTTCAGTATAGACCAGACACTAGACCGGTGATGAGCATTGTTGTGAAAATGTTGGAAGGTGCATTAGAGGTGCCTGAGCCTTTAAATCCTTTTTCGTATATGTTTGCAGGGTTTGAACAAAATGATTCTTTGGCTCGAATGGCATGGAATGTTGGTAGTTCTGATCAGTCATCATCTACCAAATCTAATGTGGTCATGGTGACGCCTGTCATGAGTAGATATGAGATCACAATGGCCTCGGGTTAA
- the LOC110892679 gene encoding G-type lectin S-receptor-like serine/threonine-protein kinase At1g34300, whose translation MYVCHKRSNVQPATFVNDSRFIPLTMVKFLDDMEREKPIRFTSQQLRIATENFSIVLGSGGFGTVYKGIFSNGVVVAVKVLNGTSDKRIEEQFMAEVSTMGRTHHFNLVRLYGFCFESSLRALVYEFMVNGSLDNHLFKAKKGAMITFEKLHEIALGTARGIAYLHEECAQRIVHYDIKPGNILLDSKFCAKVADFGLAKLCNRDNTHITMTRGRGTPGYVAPELWMPLPVTHKCDVYSFGMLLFEIIGRRRNMDVTLGDSQQWFPVWVWDKYEKKQVNDLMVVCAIEEKDEEVVERMLKVALCCVQYRPDTRPVMSIVVKMLEGALEVPEPLNPFSYMFVGIEHNDSLARMAWNVGGSDQSSSQVVTKSDVVMGTPVMRRYEITMASG comes from the coding sequence ATGTATGTATGCCATAAAAGATCCAACGTACAACCTGCCACTTTTGTTAACGATTCGCGTTTTATTCCCCTCACCATGGTCAAATTCCTGGACGACATGGAAAGAGAGAAGCCCATTCGATTCACCTCTCAACAGCTAAGAATAGCAACAGAAAACTTTAGCATCGTGTTGGGTTCAGGCGGCTTCGGGACAGTTTACAAGGGAATATTTAGCAACGGAGTGGTTGTAGCTGTTAAAGTACTAAATGGGACATCGGACAAAAGAATTGAGGAACAATTCATGGCGGAAGTGAGCACTATGGGACGAACCCATCACTTTAACCTTGTTAGACTTTATGGGTTTTGCTTTGAATCAAGTTTAAGAGCTCTTGTATACGAGTTTATGGTTAACGGCTCATTGGACAACCACTTGTTTAAAGCAAAAAAAGGGGCTATGATAACGTTTGAGAAGCTTCACGAGATCGCATTGGGAACCGCAAGAGGCATTGCATACTTGCATGAAGAATGTGCTCAAAGAATAGTTCACTATGATATCAAACCAGGAAACATATTGTTGGATTCAAAATTTTGTGCAAAAGTAGCTGATTTCGGTTTAGCAAAACTTTGCAACAGGGATAACACTCATATAACCATGACAAGAGGACGGGGCACCCCTGGCTATGTTGCTCCCGAGCTCTGGATGCCTCTCCCAGTTACACACAAATGTGACGTTTATAGTTTCGGGATGTTACTTTTTGAGATCATTGGAAGAAGGAGAAACATGGACGTGACTCTTGGTGATAGTCAACAATGGTTCCCGGTATGGGTGTGGGACAAATATGAAAAAAAACAAGTGAACGATTTGATGGTGGTTTGTGCGATTGAAGAGAAGGATGAAGAAGTTGTGGAGAGGATGCTAAAGGTGGCTCTTTGTTGTGTTCAGTATAGACCAGACACTAGACCGGTGATGAGCATTGTTGTGAAAATGTTGGAAGGTGCATTAGAGGTGCCTGAGCCTTTAAATCCTTTTTCATATATGTTTGTAGGGATTGAACACAACGATTCTTTGGCTCGAATGGCATGGAATGTTGGTGGTTCTGATCAGTCATCATCTCAAGTGGTCACCAAATCTGATGTGGTTATGGGGACGCCTGTCATGAGGAGATATGAGATCACCATGGCCTCAGGTTAA